The region GTAAATGGCGTTTAGAGCCGATGGAGCCCGAGTCGACTTCTAAAACTAAGTTGGGTTATGCTACATGGGATAGTTTTTATCCTGACAATGCCTTAGATGAATTGTATTATTTAGAGGCTGATTACACGAAGAAAACCGTGAATTATCAGCATAGAAATAATCCAAACTATGACGGTAAAGCGATTCTTAGAACGAGTTTTGAAACAACTAAGAAAATCAAGCAAATTCGCAATCTTTTTAATCTGGATTCATGGGCGAAATATTTCGAATACGAGGATTTAGATATTTTAAGAAAAGAAATCATTGATGAATTGATCTTTAGTACTAAAACTTTGGAGGAAATAAAAAGGAAAATAGCATTGGAAAATCAGTAAGAAAAGAATCTTTTTCGACACTATTTATAATCGAATGATTAAAAGAAAACTCTTTTAATCATTCGAAGCAATAAGTACCAAGTCATCTATTGATAGCGGTTTTGACAGATAGCCTAAAATATCGGGATGGTTTTTTGCCATGGTTTTATCTTCTTGCGCTATGGAAGAGCTTACTATGTAAATAAGAATTTGTTTGTTAATTAAAGGTTTAATAGTAGTCATTTTCTCCATAAATTCCCAGCCATCCATAATGGGCATATTAATGTCTAACAGAATTAAATCCGGAAGCGATTCAGTATTTTTGATTTGGCCATTTAAGGCATCGATAGCTGTTTTTCCATTTTTGAAAGATTCTGCCTCAGAAAACATTTCAGATTTTTGAATTACTTTATTTGCGATGATTTGGTATATAGGGTCATCATCAATTACCCATACTTTCTTTTTCATTGAATACAGATTTTAAATGTTGTTCCTACGTTAGGTTCGCTTTCTACGCTTATTTTGCCTCCCATAGCGTCAATTTGGTTTTTTGTTATAAATAATCCAATTCCTTTTGAATGAGGGTTGTTACTGAATGTTTTGTACATTCCAAAAATCTTATCACCATTTTTGACTAAATCTATTCCTATCCCATTATCAGAGATTTTTAATATTTTTTTATTGTTTTCTTCGGAACAAGAAATAGACACGGTAGGATTTCTTTCTATTGCACTATAGCGAATGGCATTTGAAATAAGATTGAATAAAATACTTTCCAGATAGGCTGGATTATAATTCACTTCAATGGCATCCCCAACGGTACAAATAATTTTCACATTTTTCACCTTAATTTGATCCGAAAGAACAGTTAAAGCATTATTAATGTATTGTTTAAGGTTTAGCTTTTCAGTAATTAAGTTGGTGTTTTTCCGAATATCAACAATTTCATTTAAATTAGTTATGGTTTCATTAAGCAAATTTGAAACTGATTTTAATAGTTGCACCATTTCTTTGGTTTCTTGCTCGGATTCAGAGGTTTCTATTAAATTAATGATAGATGAAATATTGCTGGTATGTGATCTTAAATTATGAGAAACAATATGTGAGAAATTCAATAAGCGTTTGTTTTGTTCGTTGACCAAATGGAAGGAATTGTTCAAATCTTTTTCTATTTCTTTAGTCTTACTAATGTCAATCATAATACCACGCATACTCGCTGCCTGATTGTTTTCATATACAATACTCACAATATCTCTTAGCCAGACTATAGTACCGTTTTTGGCCACCATTCGATATTCAAAATCATGGTCTAAATTTTCGCTAACTTTTTCGGAACAGTATTTTAGCACGGCTTTACGATCATCAGCATAGATGTGATCCTGCCAAAAAGTAGGACTGGCTAACCACTCTTCAGCCGTATATCCTAAGATATGCTCTACTTTCTTACTGATGAAATTAAAATGTAAGGTTTGAATATCACATTCCCAAACGATTCCGTCTATAGTGTTAATAAGGGATTCAATTTTTTGTTGTGAATTTAAAATTAGCTTTTCGTCTTTTTTTCGGTCAGTAATATCCTCTGTAGATATGATGACTCTTTCCAGTGTTTCTTCATAGCCTTGAACCACGCTATAAATGAGATTGATGTCTCTTATTTCTCCTTTCGGGTTTTTTATGTGGGCATCCATTTTTAAATAATTTTGCCCTTTACAAATGGCTATCAGATGTTTTGTAAAAGAAGGAATGGATTCTTTCTCAAAAATAATATTGCTGTTGTTAAGAATTTCCTCTTTGGTTCTTGGAGCGTATTGAATAAGACATTGCTTATTGACATCAATAACTTTTACCAATGAGAAACATTTGAATAGTAAATCAGGATTTGTTTTTAGATAAAGGCTAACCTTTTCGGGATTTTCATTGATTAGATTTAGAGATTCTAGGTGTTTTTTTACAGCTGAATAGTCTTGCTCCCAAAGCGCTACAGGAGAGTTGTTGAACAGACTTTTGAATCGCAATTCACTTTTTTGAATTAAATCCTCATTCTCTTTTCTTAAAGTAATGTCCTCAACTATGGAAATATGAGTTGTGATTTTTTGATTTGGTTCCCAAAAAGGAGAGATTGATAGATTTCCCCAAAAAACACCTCCCGATTTAGTTAAGTATCTTTTTTCGATAGAATATTCTCTTATTTTTCCTTCTTTGAGCTTTTCCATGTAAGACAAGCTGATCTCTAAATCTTCGGGATGGGTTACCGATTGAAAATTTTTGTTTTTCATTTCCGAAGGAGTGTAACCCAGCATTTCACAATATTTATTATTAATCTTGATGAAATTACCAGTGCGTGAATCCATTTGAGCAATTCCTACGGAAGCTTGATCAAAAATAGTTTTGAATTTTATTTCACTTTCCTCAAGATTTGAAGCCTGCTCATTAACTAATTGTTGTAATTCGGCTGGTTTTTTTAATAATAGAGTTATTGAAAAACCAAATAAAGCGGCCAAAATAAAGCCTAACGTAGCGGGAAGTAAAAGCGGAATAAAAAAGCTATTAGGGTTTTTAGCAATCAAATATAGTTTCCAGTCCCCATCAGGGATTGTATTGGTTACATAATAAGTTTCGGATAAATCCCCTCCGTAGGGCAAGAAAAAAACTTCTTTTTGTGTCAGTGGATTTTTCTTCGAGATTTGGAAAAAATATTTTGATTTGTTAATCGAGTTAATTCCAGATATTTTTAATAAGGTATCTAGTTTAATAATTACGGCCGAAAATCCCCAAAATTTATTTTTGATATAAACGGGGAATCTACCTACAATCCCTAAACCTCCTTGTTGTAATTTAATTGGCCCTGCAAAATACATTTTCTTATTTGTAATGGATTTTAAGGCTTCTTTTTGATGCTCTTTCGATTTTAAAATATCTAAATTTAAAGCAGCTTGATTTTCTTTGAAAGGATAAACATATCGAATGACACCATTGGGAACTAATTCTACTGCATCAATACTATTATTAGATTCCAATAGTTTTTTACTAATAGATTCAAAGTCCTCAGGGATTCCTTCATTATTGAGCGTAAGTGCTAGCGTAAGAGTAGAGGTATAACAGTTTTTAAGGGATTGGTCAATATTTTGATTAATGGCTTTTAATGAGTTATCCATTTCCAAGTGTTCATTTTTTTTTGCAATTTGATATTGTTGCGAAACGATATAAAAAACAATAATACTCAGGAAAAGAGATATGAAAAAGCCAATACTTTTTGGTTTTTTTAAAAGCCAATTGATGAATTGGGACCACTTTTTTTCAGAATCCATTTTTATTATTAGGTAGGTTTTGGGCAAACTTTTTATAAAGCGATAAATATATATAAAAAAGTTTAGTAAGCATAAAAAAAGGGACTTTCTGTCTAAAATAAGTGTTAATTTTATAATAATTAAAAATTAAAAAGGGATTTAGCTTACAAGTTAAAAAGCTAAACTTTGATGAAAGAAAAGCAATCGGGTTTGAATTAAAAAACCGAACTTTGCAGTTGACTAAACTTTGTTGTTCAGAAGGAGAAAATCAGGTCTTAGTATCATAAAACATCAAAAAAAATGAGTAGAAATAACGAAAGAAATATCAAAAAGCATAACGACAAATTGCACAAAGCCCAGGACAAAGCAAAACAAGCTCAAATGCTTCGTAAGGAAAAACTAAAGCAGATTGTAAAGAAATTTAATGATACTAAATCTTCAGAAGAAATTTAAATTATAAAGGAAATGGAAGACCATAAATTGAATGCATTAAAAGCGAATGTTCAGGAAATCATAGATTTAATAGCTAATAAAAATGCTACGGAAGCTAATAATAAATTGGTAGAAGTCAGCGAAGAATTAGATGATTTACTTGATTTTTCTGAAGATGATGAAGATTTAATTGAAATTAGTAAATACCAAGTTTTATTGAATCAATTGCATCAGAAAATTATAGCACTTAATGGACATCTATAACTGTTTTATAAAATGATTAAATGTTATTGTGGTTCACAACTCGAATTTGAAAATTGTTGTAAACCCTATATTTCTGGAACAAAACAAGCACCTACAGCAGAGGCTTTGATGCGTTCGCGTTATTCTGCTTTTGCTACCCATAACGCAGATTATTTGGTTGCAACAACCCATTTTTCAACCCGAAAACACCATAAAAAAGAGGATATTCTAGAATGGGCAACAAGTAATCAATGGATTAAATTGTTAGTTTTGAATTCCTCAATAAATTCAGTCACATTCAAGGCTTTTTATATCAATAACCAACTCCAGTCTGAGATTCATCATGAGCATTCTATTTTTAAACTTGAAAATGGAAACTGGTATTATGTTGACGGTACTTTTTTCTAAAAGTTATACTATAAATTATTAAAATTACCAAACTAGAGTTCTAGCTATTTTGGACACAGCTTTATTTTGGTTAAAATAGTATTGCTTGTTCGTTAGATAAGTGCTAATTTATACTACCTTACAACGTTGGCTGTCTATACAGCCAATTTAAAAAGCCATGAAAAATAACTTTGAAGCACTTATTGCTTCATATATTGAAAATAAAGTAGGGATTTCTGAAAATTTTTTAAGCGATGATTTAGCTAACAATTTGAAACAAAATTTACTTGCTTTGCAGCAAAAAAGTTTGTTGATCGAAGCAGGAACAGGAAATTCAGAACTTATTTCTTATGATAGTGCCGTGAGAAGTGATTCAATTTATTGGTTAGACAAGAAAAACAACAATTCGTTTGAGAATGATTTTTTTAAGCAAATAGAGGATTTTATAATCTATTTAAATCAAAGTTGCTATACCGGAATAACGGGCTATGAGTTTCATTATTCCTTATACGAAAAAGGAGATTTTTACCTAAAACACTTAGATCAGTTTAAAAATAATCCGAGCAGAAAATATTCCATGATCAGTTATTTGAACAGCAATTGGCAAAGCAGTGACGGAGGAGAACTATTGATACATCAAGCTAATAACAATCAAAAAATAACACCAACTCAAGGAAAAACTGTTTTTTTCAAAAGTGACGAATTAGTACATGAAGTTTTGGTAACACATAATACCAGAATGAGTATCACAGGATGGTTAAAATGCGATTAAGGATTAAAACCGATTAGAAAAAAATCAATTATTTCTTCTGATTTCCTTTACTATTTTTTGTGTTCTTCGGTCGGCATACATTCTATTTAAAGCGGTAAATGCCCAAATGCAAGCTGGAATCCATCCAATAATTGTGATTTGTAAAAACAAGCAAATAATTCCAGACAGAATTTTTCCTTGTAATATTAAAGATAACCAAGGTAAAAAAAAGGCAATAACATATCTCATGTTTTTAGTTTCGGTTTTTGGCAGAGAATTTTTTAGCGAATTCTTTCTAATTCTAAGTTTAATTGATTATTTTCTTGTTCTAATTTTTCAATATCCTTTTTCAAGGATTGAATTTGATTCTGGATTAGATTGATTTCTTCCGTTTTCTCTTCGGGGGTTCTAAAAAACTTAAAACCGGAAGCGTCGATTACTTTTCTTTTTAGGATTTCTAAATCACTAGTGTTGCCCGAAAGGGTATTTTGGATTTCCAAAAGTCTATTGGTAATCGTTTCTTTTTTTTCTATCGCAATTCTTTCCGCTTCGATTTGTTCTTGTTCGGCGAGCAGTTTTTTTTGCTGTTCAATCTCTTTTTGTTGTATCAGGTATTGTTGATTGTCTTTTTCAGTGATCCTGTTTTTTAATTCTAAGTCGGCTCTTCTGTTTTCACGAACGATATTAAAAATAAATGTACCAATGATTAAAATAAATAAAGTTGAAGCTAAATAAAAGTAGCTTCTTTTGATTCCAAAAATAAGATGATTTTTTTTGATTTTTTCGACTTTAGGTTTTGGTGCAGCTACTTTTAGAGGAGGAGGGACAGTTATTAGGATACTTCTCAATTCAGATACTTCTCCAGCATTTTTCCAATCGGGCATACCTTGACACCAAACAGGAGTTGAACTGGTAATTTTCTTAGTTTTTAATTCCTCCAGTCCAAATGGACCACTACTTTCATTTCCGTCGTGTAGGTAATAAGTATTCATTTTAGTATTGAGGCTTTTTATTTTTTGCGATTCTTTATATTTCAAAAGTACAAAAACAAATCATTTTAGGAGTTGTTTTTTCGAATTCATATCGGATGTTATACCTCAGATTAAGTTTCGAAAAAAAGAATCATTCTTTTAAAATTTTCCGTAGACGTTTGTGATAAATTTCCCGTTCAAAAAGAGGAAAGGATCAATTTGGCTTTGAAGTAAAATACCAGAATAATTGCCTTCAAGTAACAGTTGAGCCGCTTGGGCTAAGGGAGCCGCCGTAGTAGTTTGAATGGCTCGCAACTGATTTTTTCCTACTTTTAGAGAAAGTATACGTTTGGCAATTTCGCGTCTGCGCAAAACACCCTCTGCATCTTTGCCTTCTACTGCGGCATAGAGTACAATTTGATCGTCTTCGATATGTGGTATGACGGATTCCATTTTTTGCTGTAGCTGTTTAATGCGGTCACTAGAGTGCTCAAAATTGGAAATTTGTTCCTCAACCCAGGCATAATGTCCCGGAAATCGCAAGGTTTTGTAGCTCAGTGAATTTACTTTTCCAATAAGCGCATCCGGTAAATCGGCTGCGCCTCCAGAGGTTAAATCTTCCTCATAAGCGATGCCCTCAATAATAATTGTGGCTCTTTCGGATAAGGAAGGAAGCGTAGTTTTGATATAGTTTCTCAGTACAATTGTATCTTTGAGATATTCTGTGGCCACACCTACAGGGCTCCATGTAAAACCATAAAAATGGGGAGCCACAGCATGCATTGTAAGCGCACCCACTTTTAATTCTAATTTATCGACAGTATTCACTTTAAAATCGTTGCAGAATTGTTGAAAAAGGCCATGAGCAAGCAAATCTATGTAGCCAGGTGCAAGACCGGTTTGAAGTATAAAGGCTGTTTTGGCTGTTTTGGCCAAAGTCATTATTTTTTCAGTCTCTGAAACGTATTCTGTAAGGTTTGCATAATGCAGTTCGTATTCCTTGGCAAACTGTGCTATTCTAGGTGCTTGACTACCAGGTAGGCAGTCGAGAATGATGTTACCTTGATCAAAAATGGCTTTCATTTCGTCAGAAATTCCATTTTCTGGAAGATGATAAGCTTTTATAAAAGAGGGTTTTGTAGTGCCTTCTTGAATCCATTGGGCTACATTTTGAGCTTTGGAAAGATTTCTGTCACCAATAAAGATAGTTGGAGTCAGTTCACTCCATTCGTTCAATAATAAGGCAACAGCTTCCGCAATACCACCAGCGCCGGCAATAATAATGTTATAATGCTTTTTCATATCCTAAAGTTACGTTTTTTTCTTGAAAAACGATTTAAGATAATTTGCGTTTTACTAAAAAACTAAAAAAGGGTTTCCTGCACAAAGGAAGAATTTGGATCATTATTAAACATGAAATGATTGATTATTTCAAATTGTTTTTTGTTTGGATCAAAACGGCGCAAAGTAACGCTCTCACAAAGAAAATTCATGTCGACGTGAGTAAATATACTGTAGGCTGTTGCTAGTTGATCTGTTTTTAGTTGGCGTCCAATGGAAAGATGGGGTTCGTTATTTTTAAAAAGTGTTTTCGTGCGAAAGAATTGATGAATGTGTTTGAATATTTTCTTCAGCTTTTCGGTTGAATTTTCGTCTGGAGCGATAAAAAAAGCGCCGTTGGGATAGCTGTCAAAATGATTTAAACAGACTGTTGTTGGCTTCAAGGAATCTGATATAGTAGCCAACTGTTTCTTGATTTTATCGATTTCAGCATCGGTGGCTATAAATTCATTGATGGTAATATGTGCCAAGGAATTTTTACTGTGAAACCAACCAATTTGATCTGCTAATTGCTCTTTCATGGATTTTACTAAATCAATAATAGTATCTGGTGGACTGATTACTAGGGAATAACGATTCTGCATACTATGATAATTAATTTCCTTTAATTCGGTTTAAAATTCTGTTTAGCAGTAGTTTTCCATCTCTTTTTTGTTTTGGTACTTCGATTGCTTTTAAGCCGGAATCAGTAGTGATAAATTGATAACTGAAAGCAAACTGGGGTTGCTGTGGATTATTGTTCAAGAGACCAAAACGCAAATCATTGAAGTACAAACTTTCATTTTGTTGCGAGATGATGTACCAGCCTTCACTCACTTTTTTGAGCTTTTCAAAATCAGAGTTTCCTTTTAGTTTCGATTCCAAAGTAGTGTTTTTCGAATAAGCAGTAAAAGAAATAGCTTGGCTGTCCAAAAGCGAATAATCGCCAAGCAAGTAATCATCAGCTGTAGACACGTTTGCATTCCATAAAATGAGATTAAAAGCCGTTGGTTTTACTATAATTTCAGAATATTGGATTCCTTGATTCTTCAATGCTTTTTCAAATTGGTTTAAAGCATGTAATTTTATAAAGCAGGATAAAATCAGATAAGCACTGCTGATGAATAAGCCTCTCCAAACGTATTTTTGGCGAAGCGGTATTTCTTTTGTTTTCCAAACCATTACTAGCGTAATAAGTAAGGGAATAGTATACAAAGGATCAATTACAAAGATTGTTTTTAGAGCAAAACGATGCTCGAGCGGCCATAAAATTTGTGTTCCCCAAGAAGTAAACATATCGAGTAGTACGTGGGTGAAGAGGCACCAAAAAACCATCTTTGTTGCATTAAGGAAGTTGATTTTTCCTTTTTCAATTTTGCTAACAAGCCAGCCAAAAAAAGGCGATAGAAAAAGAAATAAAAAAAGAGAATGACTAAGACCTCGGTGAATTCTAATTCCCTCAACAGCTGTTAGGAATAAACCCACTAAAACATCTAAATCAGGAATTGTTCCAAAAATAGCACCGTATAAAAAGCTTCTGTTTTTAAGTTTTTTTCCTGCGCATACTTCGGCAACGGCAATTCCTAAAGCAATTTGGGTTATTGAATCCATTTATAGTTTTACTCTTGATTTTATTATTTTGATGGACTTTAAAATAGAAAAGTTATTTAGAAAATAGGAGAGAACAATAAAACTCAAATATTTTTCTAAATAACTTTTCAGTTTGACAGTAATGAAATCTATCTGTTAAACGGATTTCTATTGATAACGTCTTTTATCTTGGCTTTTAAATTTTCGCCAGTGTCATAAATCATTTGTTCATTGCTAGGAAAAGGAACGGCTTTTTTGTCAAAATAAGAGTAGTAATTATCGTCAGAAGCACGTTTGTCCCCTTTGTAAGTAGCATAGATATTCTCAAAAATATATTCACTGCTTATCGGAAAAGATTGTAAAAGTTGGTTGTTTTTATAATTTATGTAATCCACTTTTGCGGTAACTTGAGAGGATTTAAATTGTCTGAATTCATAAATCTGAACCGTTACTTTTCTAAGATTGTCTACCATAACTACTTTACCATCCTTGTCTAAAACTTGTTTTCCATTGGCATCTAATAGTTTCTTGACACCGTCTTTTATTTGACGCTCTTTGATAAATTCTCGTTCTTTGATTTGCTCGGGCGAAATGTTTATTTCTCTAAAATTAATCATCATTGTATAATCATAATTAATTCCTTTTTGTTTGTTACTGTGGTAAACGGTCCATTTGTCATTTAATCCATAGGTGCTAAAATCCAGTAAATCATTGCGCAAACGAACGGGGATAATCATGTTGGTTTCATTTTTAGTATTAACCATAACATAATCGTTTCCTTTAAATTTAGCATCATCCATCAATTTCAAGACATCTTTGTAGTTTGGATTTATCTGGTTTAAATAGCCCAAATCATCATAAGCTTTACGAAAATTCATTTTATCAGATGACAATAGCAGTTTTTTTGCATTGGAATACAAATAAGCCGATAAAGCATTTTTGCTGTCTATGATTTGGTCGTTATAATTATCAAAAGGAAAAATAGCATTTCGCCCTTCATTAATTAATCGCAAGGGAAGCAAGGGCTTAATTTTTTCCTGACGCTGATTTAATTGCAAGTAGGTCGTGTACATTTTTTCTAATTGCGCCGGATTAGCATCTTTGGCTAATAAATTTATATGATTTAAATCTCGTTCTTTGGCTTTAGCAAAGGCTTCTTCGAGAATATATACATAGTCTTGTTTCCCTTTTTTGTCTTTGTTCGTTCTTAAGTTTGATACCGCATTACTAATTGCTTCATCGTAGTTTCCTGACGAGAGCATGCTACGCGTTTGTTTAGCTCCACAAGCTGTTACAAGGATTAATAAGGAGAGTAGGAGTACAGTTCTTTTCATAGATCAAATTTTAAACAAATATATTTTTTTTAAATTGGAAACTCAAAATCAATGCCATAAAAAAACCACCAAATAACTATTTGGTGGTTTTTTCAAATTTATACAGGTCGTAGAATTAATTTCCAATGCAGTATAAAATTTTTAATAGTTGGGATTAATGTCCTCCTGCTATTTTTGAGTCAAAATTAATTCCTTGACTTTTAAGGATTCCGCTTACTTTCCAAGCATAGAACGCTAAGTAGGCAAAGCACAAAACTCCAACGATATAGCTGTTTTGGATACCAATAGTCTCAGAGATAAAACCTTGCAACCAACTGATAATTCCTCCACCCATGATCATCATGATTAAGAAACTACTTCCTTGACTAGTGTTTTTACCTAATCCGCTTACTGCCAAAGTAAAGATACAAGGCCATAAGGTACTGCAGAATAATCCAACACTTGTAATAGCATAAACGCTGACCATTCCATGTGTAAACATTCCTATTAAAAGAGCCAAAATTCCTAAAGTTGAAAATATAAGTAACATTCTGGCTGGATTTCCTTTGCTGGCAATATCAGCAGCAATAAGTACAAGAATAATTAAACCATAAACATAAAAAGGAGTTAAATCATGTTTTGCAATAGCATTTACGGCTAAGAATACTCCAAAAGCTAAATAAGGAGCTAAGAAACGCAATATTTTTCTCAAGCTAATATCATTGGTGAAAGCTTCAACCGCTCCAGTCCAACGCCCAATCATTAAACTCGCCCAATATAGAGAAATATAGGGAGCAACTTCATGTGTTAAAAATCCTAAATGGGTTTCCATATAAGCAGGTAAATTACTGGCTGTAGATACTTCGACACCAACATATAAAAAGATGGCAATCATTCCTAAAACTAATTGAGGATATTGCAAGGCTGATTTTTTTGCAGTTGCAGTTTCGTCAGCCACTTCTAAAATGGTTGCCGGACGCTCCGGAATAGAAGAAAATTTCAATAAGATTGCTACTAACAAGAAGGCAAGACCTAAGATAAGATAAGGGATTTTTACACTTTCTATACTCATATTAGTACTACCATTTGTATTAGTTCCAAAAATGGCAAAACTAACGATAAGTGGACCAATGGTGGTTCCTAGATTGTTGATTCCTCCAGCCATAGTCAATCGCTGGGAACCCGTTGAAATAGGCCCTAAAGCAATTGCTAACGGATTGGCAACGGTTTGTTGCAACGAGAAACCCAATGCCACAATAAATAAACCGGATAACATTAAAGGAAATGAGCCTGTATTTGCTGCGGGATAAAATAATAAGGTTCCTAAAGCTGAAATGGCTAAACCTAAAGATAGTCCATTTTTGTAACCAATTTTGTTTACAATATCTTCTTTAATTAGAACAGAAATCCCCATGTATATCAATGAACCTACTGTATAGGCTATATAAAAAGCTAAAGAGACTAATTGACTTTCGCCTTGTGTTAGATTAAAGGCTGTTTTGAAAACGGGAATTAAAATATCATTACTGGCAGCAACAAATCCCCAAAAAAAGAAGACAATGGCTAAAGGGATAAATTGCCCCCATTTGGTTTGCGAATTTTCTGAATTCATAATTAAAGTTAGGTTAAATTTTTAGATTATTAAATTAGTTCTATTTGTAAAAGTATCTTTTAAGTAAATTAAAAAAAAATTATTTATAAGAAAATTGATTAAAATTATACAATCGACACGATTTCTATAATCAACTGTATTTTTAATGAATTTTAAAGAGTATTTGTCGTTTCTAGATTTAGTCTAAAATCCTAATTTTTACATCTTTGCTGTAATTACGCCCTATGGGCAAGGTATAGGAATGTACTTGGATTCTATTTCCTTCTATAGATTTAACTTTATTGACAGCAATGATATACGATTTATGGATGCGGGTAAATTGATCCTCGGGTAGTTCTTCTGATAGTGCAGTCAATGATTTGTGGGTAATATAGGTTTTATCAGCAGTGACCACCTTAATGTATTCTTTCATCCCTTCAATAAATAGAATTTCATCAATTATGATTTTGACCATTTTCTTATCTACTTTGATAAAAATATGCGGATCTATTTTAAGGGTTTCAATTTTAAGATTGTTTTTCAAATTGTAATCGGCCTCAATTTTATGGATGCATTTAATAAAACGAGGAAGTGGAATGGGTTTTACTAAATAATCCAAAACATCCAGTTCGTAACTCTCGGCGGCAAATTCCCGAAAGGCAGTTGTAATGACAATTTTGGTTTTGTTCTCAATTAATCGAATCAATTCAAATCCAGTCATTACCGGCATATGGATGTCCAAAAAAACGACATCAATACTGTTACTATTTATAAAATCTAGAGCCTCAATAGGATTGTGAAATGTGCCAATGATCTCAAAATCTGAAAAATTAGTGAAATAATTCATCAGGACTTTGGTTGCCAAGGGCTCATCATCAATCAAAACACATTTAATCTTCATTTTGAACGGGTATTTGTAATCGGATGATATAATAATTGAATTTTACTGTTTTTTCTAAAGTAAAATTATTTTGAAAAATCAATTTTAGTCGCTTTTTAGTATTGGATAAACCAATTCCCTTCTTAGTTTTTGCATTTTGTGAAAGTACAAAATTATTTAGTATTTCAAATTGTAGGATGGCTTTGT is a window of Flavobacterium acetivorans DNA encoding:
- a CDS encoding GYF domain-containing protein, with product MNTYYLHDGNESSGPFGLEELKTKKITSSTPVWCQGMPDWKNAGEVSELRSILITVPPPLKVAAPKPKVEKIKKNHLIFGIKRSYFYLASTLFILIIGTFIFNIVRENRRADLELKNRITEKDNQQYLIQQKEIEQQKKLLAEQEQIEAERIAIEKKETITNRLLEIQNTLSGNTSDLEILKRKVIDASGFKFFRTPEEKTEEINLIQNQIQSLKKDIEKLEQENNQLNLELERIR
- a CDS encoding 2'-5' RNA ligase family protein → MQNRYSLVISPPDTIIDLVKSMKEQLADQIGWFHSKNSLAHITINEFIATDAEIDKIKKQLATISDSLKPTTVCLNHFDSYPNGAFFIAPDENSTEKLKKIFKHIHQFFRTKTLFKNNEPHLSIGRQLKTDQLATAYSIFTHVDMNFLCESVTLRRFDPNKKQFEIINHFMFNNDPNSSFVQETLF
- a CDS encoding PAS domain S-box protein, giving the protein MDSEKKWSQFINWLLKKPKSIGFFISLFLSIIVFYIVSQQYQIAKKNEHLEMDNSLKAINQNIDQSLKNCYTSTLTLALTLNNEGIPEDFESISKKLLESNNSIDAVELVPNGVIRYVYPFKENQAALNLDILKSKEHQKEALKSITNKKMYFAGPIKLQQGGLGIVGRFPVYIKNKFWGFSAVIIKLDTLLKISGINSINKSKYFFQISKKNPLTQKEVFFLPYGGDLSETYYVTNTIPDGDWKLYLIAKNPNSFFIPLLLPATLGFILAALFGFSITLLLKKPAELQQLVNEQASNLEESEIKFKTIFDQASVGIAQMDSRTGNFIKINNKYCEMLGYTPSEMKNKNFQSVTHPEDLEISLSYMEKLKEGKIREYSIEKRYLTKSGGVFWGNLSISPFWEPNQKITTHISIVEDITLRKENEDLIQKSELRFKSLFNNSPVALWEQDYSAVKKHLESLNLINENPEKVSLYLKTNPDLLFKCFSLVKVIDVNKQCLIQYAPRTKEEILNNSNIIFEKESIPSFTKHLIAICKGQNYLKMDAHIKNPKGEIRDINLIYSVVQGYEETLERVIISTEDITDRKKDEKLILNSQQKIESLINTIDGIVWECDIQTLHFNFISKKVEHILGYTAEEWLASPTFWQDHIYADDRKAVLKYCSEKVSENLDHDFEYRMVAKNGTIVWLRDIVSIVYENNQAASMRGIMIDISKTKEIEKDLNNSFHLVNEQNKRLLNFSHIVSHNLRSHTSNISSIINLIETSESEQETKEMVQLLKSVSNLLNETITNLNEIVDIRKNTNLITEKLNLKQYINNALTVLSDQIKVKNVKIICTVGDAIEVNYNPAYLESILFNLISNAIRYSAIERNPTVSISCSEENNKKILKISDNGIGIDLVKNGDKIFGMYKTFSNNPHSKGIGLFITKNQIDAMGGKISVESEPNVGTTFKICIQ
- a CDS encoding YchJ family protein; the encoded protein is MIKCYCGSQLEFENCCKPYISGTKQAPTAEALMRSRYSAFATHNADYLVATTHFSTRKHHKKEDILEWATSNQWIKLLVLNSSINSVTFKAFYINNQLQSEIHHEHSIFKLENGNWYYVDGTFF
- a CDS encoding response regulator, with the translated sequence MKKKVWVIDDDPIYQIIANKVIQKSEMFSEAESFKNGKTAIDALNGQIKNTESLPDLILLDINMPIMDGWEFMEKMTTIKPLINKQILIYIVSSSIAQEDKTMAKNHPDILGYLSKPLSIDDLVLIASND
- a CDS encoding 2OG-Fe(II) oxygenase, which encodes MKNNFEALIASYIENKVGISENFLSDDLANNLKQNLLALQQKSLLIEAGTGNSELISYDSAVRSDSIYWLDKKNNNSFENDFFKQIEDFIIYLNQSCYTGITGYEFHYSLYEKGDFYLKHLDQFKNNPSRKYSMISYLNSNWQSSDGGELLIHQANNNQKITPTQGKTVFFKSDELVHEVLVTHNTRMSITGWLKCD
- a CDS encoding saccharopine dehydrogenase family protein, with product MKKHYNIIIAGAGGIAEAVALLLNEWSELTPTIFIGDRNLSKAQNVAQWIQEGTTKPSFIKAYHLPENGISDEMKAIFDQGNIILDCLPGSQAPRIAQFAKEYELHYANLTEYVSETEKIMTLAKTAKTAFILQTGLAPGYIDLLAHGLFQQFCNDFKVNTVDKLELKVGALTMHAVAPHFYGFTWSPVGVATEYLKDTIVLRNYIKTTLPSLSERATIIIEGIAYEEDLTSGGAADLPDALIGKVNSLSYKTLRFPGHYAWVEEQISNFEHSSDRIKQLQQKMESVIPHIEDDQIVLYAAVEGKDAEGVLRRREIAKRILSLKVGKNQLRAIQTTTAAPLAQAAQLLLEGNYSGILLQSQIDPFLFLNGKFITNVYGKF
- a CDS encoding YqaE/Pmp3 family membrane protein, which codes for MRYVIAFFLPWLSLILQGKILSGIICLFLQITIIGWIPACIWAFTALNRMYADRRTQKIVKEIRRNN